The Prunus persica cultivar Lovell chromosome G8, Prunus_persica_NCBIv2, whole genome shotgun sequence genome includes a region encoding these proteins:
- the LOC18766571 gene encoding protein NRT1/ PTR FAMILY 4.2 isoform X1: MSIERDQNVFNQKESDDQFVDWKGRKANPGKHGGITAAAFACVVEVFTNMVFLSNAINFITYFNKSMHYPHATSANMVTNFMGTSFLLSVLGGFIGDSIFTRFTTFIVFCTIELLGLILLTIQAQNPQFRPALNEKPSQSEAAILYTGLYSMAAGVGGINASLPAHGADQLDHGNQRLISAFFNWFFFSLCLGGLISCTVMVWVEENEGWNWSFTITAIVLSLALSIFISGSPFYRHKLPGGSALTRIIKVLASAARNCKASPEERVENQYAVSAINPNTVDGKSHNKFKFLDKALIDNTISEAHVEETRTFLGLLPIFASTIMMNCCLAQLQTYSVVQGVLMNRKLHNFKIPTQSLSVLPLSIMLASIPLYEKFRRILSSKKSEKIHIFQPLWRIGLGLALASGSMAVAALVEAKRREAALDNATLSVFWLAWQFLLLGVSDMLTLGGMLEFFYSEAPDSMRSMCTALSWCSTSMGYFLSSVLVSIVNSASGRFGREWLGGNDINHSRLDLFYTLLSILNTLNFLNYMYWAKQY, encoded by the exons G TTGTTGAGGTGTTTACCAACATGGTCTTCTTATCCAATGCCATTAACTTTATCACTTACTTCAATAAGTCAATGCATTATCCACATGCTACATCAGCAAATATGGTGACCAATTTCATGGGGACTTCTTTCTTGCTCTCCGTCCTGGGAGGCTTCATTGGTGACTCAATCTTCACAAGATTCACAACCTTTATCGTCTTCTGTACAATTGAGTTGCTG GGGCTAATCTTGCTGACAATCCAAGCTCAAAACCCGCAATTTCGACCGGCGTTGAATGAAAAGCCTTCTCAGTCTGAAGCAGCCATTTTGTACACTGGCCTTTATAGCATGGCTGCTGGTGTTGGTGGAATCAATGCCTCCTTGCCTGCCCATGGTGCTGATCAGCTTGATCACGGCAACCAGAGGCTCATCTCGGCCTTCTTcaattggtttttcttttccctctgCCTTGGGGGCCTCATAAGCTGCACTGTTATGGTTTGGGTGGAAGAGAACGAAGGCTGGAACTGGAGTTTTACTATAACAGCCATAGTCTTGAGTTTGGCACTTTCAATTTTCATCAGTGGGAGCCCATTTTATAGACACAAACTTCCTGGTGGAAGTGCATTGACAAGAATCATTAAG GTACTAGCTTCTGCTGCTCGAAACTGTAAAGCCTCACCGGAAGAGAGAGTCGAAAACCAGTATGCAGTATCTGCAATCAATCCAAACACAGTTGATGGAAAATCCCATAACAAGTTCAA GTTCCTAGACAAGGCATTGATTGACAACACAATTAGTGAAGCTCACGTTGAGGAAACAAGAACTTTTCTTGGCCTTCTACCAATCTTTGCAAGCACAATCATGATGAACTGTTGCCTAGCACAACTTCAGACATACTCAGTGGTGCAAGGGGTCCTAATGAACCGAAAACTacacaatttcaaaattccaacTCAGTCACTAAGTGTGCTCCCCCTCTCCATTATGCTTGCTTCTATTCCCTTATACGAAAAATTCCGACGAATCTTAAGTTCCaagaaatcagaaaaaatcCACATTTTCCAACCACTTTGGAGGATAGGCTTGGGGCTGGCTCTTGCATCAGGATCAATGGCTGTAGCTGCCCTAGTCGAAGCTAAGAGGCGCGAGGCGGCTCTGGACAATGCCACATTGTCTGTGTTCTGGCTTGCCTGGCAGTTCCTTTTGCTTGGAGTCTCAGACATGCTCACACTTGGAGGCATGCTTGAGTTCTTTTACTCAGAGGCACCCGATAGCATGAGAAGCATGTGCACTGCCTTGTCATGGTGCTCAACTTCCATGGGCTACTTTTTGAGCTCTGTGCTGGTGTCCATAGTAAATTCAGCCAGTGGAAGATTTGGAAGAGAATGGCTTGGAGGAAATGACATAAATCACTCACGTTTGGATCTTTTTTACACCCTTCTCAGCATTCTCAACACCCTCAATTTCCTCAACTACATGTATTGGGCTAAGCAGTACTAA
- the LOC18766571 gene encoding protein NRT1/ PTR FAMILY 4.2 isoform X2 — protein sequence MVFLSNAINFITYFNKSMHYPHATSANMVTNFMGTSFLLSVLGGFIGDSIFTRFTTFIVFCTIELLGLILLTIQAQNPQFRPALNEKPSQSEAAILYTGLYSMAAGVGGINASLPAHGADQLDHGNQRLISAFFNWFFFSLCLGGLISCTVMVWVEENEGWNWSFTITAIVLSLALSIFISGSPFYRHKLPGGSALTRIIKVLASAARNCKASPEERVENQYAVSAINPNTVDGKSHNKFKFLDKALIDNTISEAHVEETRTFLGLLPIFASTIMMNCCLAQLQTYSVVQGVLMNRKLHNFKIPTQSLSVLPLSIMLASIPLYEKFRRILSSKKSEKIHIFQPLWRIGLGLALASGSMAVAALVEAKRREAALDNATLSVFWLAWQFLLLGVSDMLTLGGMLEFFYSEAPDSMRSMCTALSWCSTSMGYFLSSVLVSIVNSASGRFGREWLGGNDINHSRLDLFYTLLSILNTLNFLNYMYWAKQY from the exons ATGGTCTTCTTATCCAATGCCATTAACTTTATCACTTACTTCAATAAGTCAATGCATTATCCACATGCTACATCAGCAAATATGGTGACCAATTTCATGGGGACTTCTTTCTTGCTCTCCGTCCTGGGAGGCTTCATTGGTGACTCAATCTTCACAAGATTCACAACCTTTATCGTCTTCTGTACAATTGAGTTGCTG GGGCTAATCTTGCTGACAATCCAAGCTCAAAACCCGCAATTTCGACCGGCGTTGAATGAAAAGCCTTCTCAGTCTGAAGCAGCCATTTTGTACACTGGCCTTTATAGCATGGCTGCTGGTGTTGGTGGAATCAATGCCTCCTTGCCTGCCCATGGTGCTGATCAGCTTGATCACGGCAACCAGAGGCTCATCTCGGCCTTCTTcaattggtttttcttttccctctgCCTTGGGGGCCTCATAAGCTGCACTGTTATGGTTTGGGTGGAAGAGAACGAAGGCTGGAACTGGAGTTTTACTATAACAGCCATAGTCTTGAGTTTGGCACTTTCAATTTTCATCAGTGGGAGCCCATTTTATAGACACAAACTTCCTGGTGGAAGTGCATTGACAAGAATCATTAAG GTACTAGCTTCTGCTGCTCGAAACTGTAAAGCCTCACCGGAAGAGAGAGTCGAAAACCAGTATGCAGTATCTGCAATCAATCCAAACACAGTTGATGGAAAATCCCATAACAAGTTCAA GTTCCTAGACAAGGCATTGATTGACAACACAATTAGTGAAGCTCACGTTGAGGAAACAAGAACTTTTCTTGGCCTTCTACCAATCTTTGCAAGCACAATCATGATGAACTGTTGCCTAGCACAACTTCAGACATACTCAGTGGTGCAAGGGGTCCTAATGAACCGAAAACTacacaatttcaaaattccaacTCAGTCACTAAGTGTGCTCCCCCTCTCCATTATGCTTGCTTCTATTCCCTTATACGAAAAATTCCGACGAATCTTAAGTTCCaagaaatcagaaaaaatcCACATTTTCCAACCACTTTGGAGGATAGGCTTGGGGCTGGCTCTTGCATCAGGATCAATGGCTGTAGCTGCCCTAGTCGAAGCTAAGAGGCGCGAGGCGGCTCTGGACAATGCCACATTGTCTGTGTTCTGGCTTGCCTGGCAGTTCCTTTTGCTTGGAGTCTCAGACATGCTCACACTTGGAGGCATGCTTGAGTTCTTTTACTCAGAGGCACCCGATAGCATGAGAAGCATGTGCACTGCCTTGTCATGGTGCTCAACTTCCATGGGCTACTTTTTGAGCTCTGTGCTGGTGTCCATAGTAAATTCAGCCAGTGGAAGATTTGGAAGAGAATGGCTTGGAGGAAATGACATAAATCACTCACGTTTGGATCTTTTTTACACCCTTCTCAGCATTCTCAACACCCTCAATTTCCTCAACTACATGTATTGGGCTAAGCAGTACTAA